One window of the Balaenoptera ricei isolate mBalRic1 chromosome X, mBalRic1.hap2, whole genome shotgun sequence genome contains the following:
- the LOC132357212 gene encoding late histone H2B.L4-like, translating to MLEPLSETSEESPGTKETSEESPGTKEAEPKNPKRRCSRRRRRCSRRRRCSRRRLSDGFDSFATYFGRVLQRVQEGLSLSQEAVNVMDSFVKYIFERIADEAARLVRSSKRSTLTSRDMQTSVRLLLPGKRGKHAITSATKALLRYITGK from the coding sequence ATGCTTGAGCCTTTGTCTGAGACGTCTGAAGAAAGCCCGGGCACCAAGGAGACGTCTGAAGAAAGCCCGGGCACCAAGGAAGCCGAGCCGAAGAACCCGAAGCGCCGCTgcagccgccgtcgccgccgctgcagccgccgccgccgctgcagccgccgccgcctctcTGACGGCTTCGACAGCTTTGCCACCTATTTCGGAAGGGTGCTGCAGCGGGTCCAGGAGGGCCTGAGCCTCTCGCAGGAGGCCGTGAACGTCATGGATTCGTTCGTGAAGTACATCTTTGAGCGAATCGCCGACGAGGCGGCGCGCCTGGTCCGCTCCAGCAAGCGCTCCACCCTCACCTCCAGAGACATGCAGACCTCCGTGCGCCTGCTGCTGCCTGGGAAGAGGGGCAAGCACGCCATAACCAGCGCCACCAAGGCACTACTTCGGTACATCACCGGCAAATGA